One region of Desulfovibrio sp. JC022 genomic DNA includes:
- a CDS encoding ChbG/HpnK family deacetylase has translation MMLVVINVDDLGLHPAVRRAVDQLAEAGVVTSSTVLANGPDLSESVLLQDKHEGLGLGAHLNLLRGKPISNPDHIPSLVDDDGLLFGNYTSLLLRYATGRIKLSEVEKEWSAQVEYLLDHKIRLTHFDSEKHIHAWPGLYNLAGRIACKYGIKWIRRPFEHAPLNRFDKGMLRTRFLQLCLGASFPGKEPRTADCVWGIGDQKENLDPYLFKKYVEMYRPEIVEIVCHPGLPQEGDGPLPSEFGPMRVEAQWKEESESLLHKEWLEIFKELGATPANYGQIDPRSGEIK, from the coding sequence ATGATGCTAGTTGTAATCAATGTGGATGATCTCGGGCTGCATCCGGCAGTACGCCGGGCAGTGGACCAGCTTGCCGAAGCCGGGGTTGTAACCTCGTCCACGGTACTTGCCAACGGACCGGATTTGTCCGAATCCGTGCTTTTGCAGGATAAACATGAAGGACTGGGACTGGGAGCGCACCTGAATTTGCTGCGCGGCAAACCCATCTCCAACCCGGACCACATCCCCAGTCTTGTGGATGATGACGGGCTGCTTTTCGGCAACTACACATCCCTGCTGCTGCGTTACGCAACCGGACGCATCAAGCTTTCCGAAGTGGAAAAAGAATGGTCCGCGCAGGTGGAATATCTACTCGACCACAAGATCCGCCTGACCCATTTTGACAGCGAAAAACATATTCATGCCTGGCCCGGACTTTACAATCTGGCAGGCAGGATTGCCTGCAAATACGGGATCAAATGGATACGCCGTCCCTTTGAACATGCCCCCTTAAACCGCTTTGACAAAGGCATGCTGCGTACCCGTTTTCTACAACTCTGCCTTGGGGCAAGTTTTCCCGGCAAAGAGCCGCGCACGGCTGATTGCGTATGGGGAATTGGTGACCAGAAGGAAAATCTGGATCCGTATCTTTTTAAGAAATACGTCGAAATGTATCGACCTGAAATAGTTGAAATTGTCTGCCATCCCGGTCTTCCGCAGGAGGGAGACGGCCCGCTGCCGTCAGAATTCGGTCCCATGCGGGTGGAAGCACAGTGGAAAGAGGAATCCGAATCCCTGCTGCATAAGGAATGGCTGGAAATATTTAAAGAACTGGGGGCCACCCCCGCCAACTACGGACAGATCGATCCCCGTAGCGGAGAAATTAAATAA